The Roseibium sp. Sym1 nucleotide sequence CACGTCCTGAGCGATGGCAGGAGCTGCCAGCGTGGAGGCCGCGACGGCGGCGGTGCCGGTCGCGCCGGCTTTCAGAAAATCACGTCTTTTCATGGTATTACCCCTCAGTCACAGGTTTGGGTCCGGAGCGTCCCGCCGTGCTTATTCATTTGCCCAAAATGGCCGGCAGGTTGAGCCCCTGTTCTTTCGCGCAATCGAGCGCGATCTCGTAGCCGGCATCGGCGTGACGCATCACGCCGGTGGCCGGATCGTTCCACAGCACCCGGCCGATGCGCCGGTCGGCGTCCTCGGTGCCATCGCAGCAGATGACCATGCCGGAATGCTGGGAGAAGCCCATGCCGACGCCGCCGCCATGGTGCAACGACACCCAGGTCGCGCCGGAGGCGGTGTTCAAGAGGGCATTCAGAAGCGGCCAGTCGGAGACGGCGTCCGAGCCGTCCCGCATGGCCTCGGTCTCGCGGTTCGGGGAGGCGACGGAGCCTGAATCCAGATGGTCGCGGCCGATCACGATCGGTGCTTTCAGCTCGCCGTTGCGAACCATTTCATTGAAGGCAAGGCCAAGGCGGTGGCGCTGGCCGAGACCGACCCAGCAAATGCGTGCCGGCAACCCTTGAAAGGAAATGCGCTCACGGGCCATGTCGAGCCAGTTGTGCAGGTGCTCGTCGTCCGGGATCAGTTCCTTCACCTTGGCGTCGGTCCTGTAGATGTCCTCCGGATCGCCGGAGAGCGCGCACCAGCGGAACGGGCCGATGCCGCGGCAGAACAGCGGGCGGATATAGGCCGGCACGAAGCCCGGGAAGGCGAAGGCGTTTTCCAGGCCCTCTTCCAGGGCGACCTGGCGGATGTTGTTGCCATAATCGAGGGTCGGCACGCCGGCGTTCCAGAAATCGACCATAGCGGCGACATGCACCTTCATCGAGGCGCGGGCGGCTTTCTCGACCGCTTTCGGTTCGGTCTCGGCCCTGGCGCGCCATTCGGCAACGGTCCAGCCCTGCGGCAGGTAACCGTTGACCGGGTCGTGGGCGGAGGTCTGGTCGGTGACGATGTCCGGCTTGACGCCACGCCTGACCAGTTCGGAGAAGACGTCGGCAGCGTTGGCGATCAGGGCGACGGACTTGGCCTCGCCGGCCTTGGTCCAGCGCTCGATCAGCTCAAGCGCTTCGTCGAGGGAATGGGTCTTTTCGTCGACATAGCGGGTGCGCAGGCGGAAGTCGGCGCTTTTCTCGTCGCATTCGACGGCCAGGCAGCAGGCGCCGGCCATGACGGCGGCGAGCGGCTGGGCGCCGCCCATGCCGCCGAGACCGCCGGTCAGGATCCAGCGGCCCTTGAGGTTGCCCTCGTAATGCTGGCGGCCGGCTTCCATGAAGGTTTCGTAGGTGCCCTGCACGATGCCCTGCGTGCCGATATAGATCCAGGAACCGGCGGTCATCTGGCCGTACATGGCCAGTCCCTTCTTGTCGAGTTCGTGGAAATGGTCCCAGTTGGCCCAGTTCGGCACCAGGTTGGAATTGGCAATGAGAACCCGGGGGGCGTCCTTGTGGGTCCTGAAGACACCGACCGGCTTGCCGGACTGGACCAAGAGGGTCTCGTCTTCCTCGAGGCTCTTCAGGCTGGCAACGATGCGATCGAAATCGTCCCAGGTGCGCGCGGCGCGGCCGATGCCGCCATAGACGACCAGCTCATGCGGGTTCTCGGCGACGTCCGGGTGCAGGTTGTTCATCAGCATGCGCAAGGGCGCTTCGGTGAGCCAGGACTTGGTGTTGAGCTCAGGTCCGGTGGGCGGGAAGATGTCTCGGGCGTTGTGACGCGGATTGGTCATGAGGGGCTCCCAGGGTGTCTTTTATCGTTGGTCAGGCGGGGTGCGAGGTTGTCCAGCGCGCCGAGGATGTCTTTCAGATGCACGCGTAGACGGTCTGCCTTTGCCACGTCATAGGCAAAGGGCGTGTCCTCGGTGGTCAGATGCGTTTTCTGGGCCAGCTCCATCTGGATGGCGTGAAAGCCCTCTTCGGGGCGGCCGTAATGCCGCGTGGTCCAGCCACCCTTGAAGCGGCCGTTGAGCACCGACGTGTAGCCCTTGGCGGCCCTGGTGCGGCTGACGACGGCGGCTTCGATTTCGGGGGCGCAGGTCGTGCCGTTGTTGGTGCCCGTGTTGAAATCCGGCAGCGTGCCGTCGAACAGGAACGGCACCACGGAGCGGATCGAGTGGCAGTCATAGAGAATGGCAACGCCATGCCTGGCGCGCACCCGCTCCAGTTCCGCCGCGAGGGCGGCGTGATACGGGGCGTGCCAGGCAAGGCGTCGCGCTTCGATTTCGTCCGTCTCCGGTTCTTCGCCGGCGTGGTAGATGGGGCGTCCGTCGAAATCGGTGACCGGGCAAAGTGTTGTCGTGTTCTGGCCCGGGTAGAGCGAGACCCCTTCCGGATCCCGGTTGGCGTCGATGACATAGCGGTGGAAGTTGGCCTTCACCATCGTCGCGCCGGGCAGCAAGTCGGCATAGAGCCGGTCCACATGCCAGTCGGTGTCGGCCAGTTTCAGGCCGGTGTCGTTGAGCCGCGAACGGATGCCGTCGGGCACGAAAGTGCCGGCATGGGGCACGCCAAGGACGACCGGGCTGTCGCCTTCAAAAACCTCAACCGGCTGCATGGGTCTCTCCCAGCTCGATCATGTGCGAAGGGGAGACGACCGCGGCGAGGGCGCGGGTGCGCACCAGCTCGGCGGCTTTTTCGAGATCCGGCGCCATGTAGCGGTCGGCGTCCAGGCTCGGCACGGTGTCGCGCAGCCGCGCCAGCACCGATTGCAGCGACGGGCTGGTGGTGAGCGGTGCCCGGTGCTCGATGCCCTCGGCGGCGCAGAGCAGTTCCACGCCGAGGATCTGGGAAAGGTTCGCGTTCATGCGCGCAAGGCGCCGCGCGCCATGGGCGGCCATGGAGACATGGTCTTCCTGGTTGGCGCTGGTCGGTGTGGAATCGGTCGAGCACGGGTTGGCGAGATGCTTGTTTTCGCTCATCAGGGCGGCCGTGGTCACTTCCGCGATCATCATGCCGGAATTCAGCCCCGGGTCCTTTGCCAGGAACGGCGGCAGGTCGAAGGAGAGGGTCGGGTCGACCATCAGCGCGACGCGGCGCTGGGCGATGGCGCCAAGCTCGGCAATGGCGAGGGCAATCTGGTCGGCGGCAAAGGCGACCGGCTCGGCGTGGAAATTGCCACCCGAGACGATCCGGCCGGCATCGATCAGCACCAGCGGATTGTCGGTCGCCGCATTGGCCTCGATTTCCAAGGTGCGGGCAGCCATGCGCAGGAGATCGACACAGGCGCCGGCCACCTGCGGCTGGCAGCGGATGCAATAGGGATCCTGGACGCGGGTGTCGCCTTCGCGGTGGCTTTCGCGGATCTCCGAGCCCTCCATGATCTTACGCATGGCACGGGCGACCTCGATCTGGCCGCGATGACCGCGCAGCTCGTGGATCTCCGGCAAGAGCGGCGCGGTCGAGCCCATGATGGCGTCGGTTGAGAGGCTGGCCGTGACCAGTGTCGCTTCCGCCAGGCGCCAGGCATCGAAGAGGCCGGTCAGGGCACAGGCGGTCGAGAACTGGGTGCCGTTGATGAGGCCGAGGCCTTCCTTCGGCCCCAGCACCACCGGTGTGAGACCGGCCTTTGTCAGCGCTTCGCCGCCGGGCAGGCGTTCGCCATTGAATTCTGCTTCGCCTTCGCCGATCAGGACGGCGGTCATGTGCGCGAGCGGGGCAAGATCGCCGGAGGCACCGACGGAACCCTGCGAGGGAACCACCGGGGTGACATTGTGCTGAAGGCAGTCCTCGATCAGCTTCAGCACGTCCATGCGCACGCCGGAGGCGCCACGGCCGAGCGACAACAGCTTCAGCACCATCATCAGCCGGGTCGTGGTGCGGTCGAGCGCTTCGCCGACCCCGCAGCAATGGGACAGGATCAGGTTGCGCTGGAGCGTTGCGGTGTCTTCCGCCGCGATCTTGACGCTGGCCAGCTTGCCGAAGCCGGTGTTGACGCCGTAGACGGCCTCGCTGCCGCGCGCCGCCTCGGCGACCCGCTCGGCGGCGAGGTTGATGGCGGCTTGCGCGGCGCGATCAACGGTGACGGCGAGCTCTTCCCGGTAGATGCGGTCCAGGTCGGCGAGGGTGACGGAGCCCGGCGTCAGGGT carries:
- the hutU gene encoding urocanate hydratase — translated: MTNPRHNARDIFPPTGPELNTKSWLTEAPLRMLMNNLHPDVAENPHELVVYGGIGRAARTWDDFDRIVASLKSLEEDETLLVQSGKPVGVFRTHKDAPRVLIANSNLVPNWANWDHFHELDKKGLAMYGQMTAGSWIYIGTQGIVQGTYETFMEAGRQHYEGNLKGRWILTGGLGGMGGAQPLAAVMAGACCLAVECDEKSADFRLRTRYVDEKTHSLDEALELIERWTKAGEAKSVALIANAADVFSELVRRGVKPDIVTDQTSAHDPVNGYLPQGWTVAEWRARAETEPKAVEKAARASMKVHVAAMVDFWNAGVPTLDYGNNIRQVALEEGLENAFAFPGFVPAYIRPLFCRGIGPFRWCALSGDPEDIYRTDAKVKELIPDDEHLHNWLDMARERISFQGLPARICWVGLGQRHRLGLAFNEMVRNGELKAPIVIGRDHLDSGSVASPNRETEAMRDGSDAVSDWPLLNALLNTASGATWVSLHHGGGVGMGFSQHSGMVICCDGTEDADRRIGRVLWNDPATGVMRHADAGYEIALDCAKEQGLNLPAILGK
- the hutG gene encoding N-formylglutamate deformylase — its product is MQPVEVFEGDSPVVLGVPHAGTFVPDGIRSRLNDTGLKLADTDWHVDRLYADLLPGATMVKANFHRYVIDANRDPEGVSLYPGQNTTTLCPVTDFDGRPIYHAGEEPETDEIEARRLAWHAPYHAALAAELERVRARHGVAILYDCHSIRSVVPFLFDGTLPDFNTGTNNGTTCAPEIEAAVVSRTRAAKGYTSVLNGRFKGGWTTRHYGRPEEGFHAIQMELAQKTHLTTEDTPFAYDVAKADRLRVHLKDILGALDNLAPRLTNDKRHPGSPS
- the hutH gene encoding histidine ammonia-lyase, translated to MSALTLTPGSVTLADLDRIYREELAVTVDRAAQAAINLAAERVAEAARGSEAVYGVNTGFGKLASVKIAAEDTATLQRNLILSHCCGVGEALDRTTTRLMMVLKLLSLGRGASGVRMDVLKLIEDCLQHNVTPVVPSQGSVGASGDLAPLAHMTAVLIGEGEAEFNGERLPGGEALTKAGLTPVVLGPKEGLGLINGTQFSTACALTGLFDAWRLAEATLVTASLSTDAIMGSTAPLLPEIHELRGHRGQIEVARAMRKIMEGSEIRESHREGDTRVQDPYCIRCQPQVAGACVDLLRMAARTLEIEANAATDNPLVLIDAGRIVSGGNFHAEPVAFAADQIALAIAELGAIAQRRVALMVDPTLSFDLPPFLAKDPGLNSGMMIAEVTTAALMSENKHLANPCSTDSTPTSANQEDHVSMAAHGARRLARMNANLSQILGVELLCAAEGIEHRAPLTTSPSLQSVLARLRDTVPSLDADRYMAPDLEKAAELVRTRALAAVVSPSHMIELGETHAAG